A window of the Haloarcula rubripromontorii genome harbors these coding sequences:
- a CDS encoding EMC6-like membrane protein: MATETADGMSSHMRGLTVTTLTAVAGIAAAFGSNALATAPNDPQGVLVLAVAIAAQFPILRVIGIDTDDLSTKDVLYIGFMTFSLWFVSWGILLTTGA, from the coding sequence ATGGCTACGGAAACGGCGGACGGGATGAGCTCTCATATGCGGGGGCTCACTGTCACGACGCTGACAGCCGTCGCTGGCATCGCCGCCGCGTTCGGTTCCAACGCGCTAGCGACCGCGCCGAACGACCCACAAGGCGTGCTCGTCCTCGCGGTCGCTATCGCAGCACAGTTCCCGATTCTGCGGGTGATCGGCATCGACACGGACGACCTCTCGACGAAGGACGTGCTCTATATCGGCTTCATGACCTTCTCGCTGTGGTTCGTCTCGTGGGGCATTCTGCTGACGACGGGAGCGTAA